The DNA sequence TGGAGGACGACGATCCCCTCGTCCGTCGCGTGCCAGTGCGGCGGGACTCTGTAGCCGTCCGGTAACTTCGCCCGGATGGTGAACGGCGCCCCGGCTTTCGACCGGTCACCCTCTAAGGCGGCCATCTGGGCGCCGGGGGGGAGCGAGGGCGGGGCCGGTCCCCACTTGACCTGATCGGGAGTGACGACCAGATGGGCCGCGTGCGTGCCAGTAGAGGCGGAACCATCCTTTCCCTCTTGACCGGGTTGAGCAAGATCCAGTGAGGCTGCTGCCAGCAGGGCGAGAATTAAGAGGCTCAGTTGATACTTTCTCATAGCTTTGTCTCCTCCTTAGCAGAT is a window from the Pseudomonadota bacterium genome containing:
- a CDS encoding cupin domain-containing protein — encoded protein: MRKYQLSLLILALLAAASLDLAQPGQEGKDGSASTGTHAAHLVVTPDQVKWGPAPPSLPPGAQMAALEGDRSKAGAPFTIRAKLPDGYRVPPHWHATDEGIVVLQGTFGMGLGERFDTAAGRELPVGSYAVTPKAVRHFVWAKGETVIQVSGMGPFEINYVNPADDPRKASRK